From a region of the Suncus etruscus isolate mSunEtr1 chromosome 11, mSunEtr1.pri.cur, whole genome shotgun sequence genome:
- the SMARCC2 gene encoding SWI/SNF complex subunit SMARCC2 isoform X2 → MAVRKKDGGPNVKYYEAADTVTQFDNVRLWLGKNYKKYIQAEPPTNKSLSSLVVQLLQFQEEVFGKHVSNAPLTKLPIKCFLDFKAGGSLCHILAAAYKFKSDQGWRRYDFQNPSRMDRNVEMFMTIEKSLVQNNCLARPNIFLCPDIEPKLLGKLKDIIKRHQGTVTEDKNNASHVVYPVPGNLEEEEWVRPVMKRDKQVLLHWGYYPDSYDTWIPASEIEASVEDAPTPEKPRKVHAKWILDTDTFNEWMNEEDYEVNDDKSPVSRRKKISAKTLTDEVNSPDSDRRDKKGGNYKKRKRSPSPSPTPEAKKKNAKKGPSTPYTKSKRGHREEEQEDLTKDMDEPSPVPNVEEVTLPKTVNTKKDSESAPVKGGTMTDLDEQEDESMETTGKDEDENSTGNKGEQTKNPDLHEDNVTEQTHHIIIPSYAAWFDYNSVHAIERRALPEFFNGKNKSKTPEIYLAYRNFMIDTYRLNPQEYLTSTACRRNLAGDVCAIMRVHAFLEQWGLINYQVDAESRPTPMGPPPTSHFHVLADTPSGLVPLQPKTPQGRQVDADTKAGRKGKELDDLVPETAKGKPELTSASQQMLNFPDKGKEKPTDMQNFGLRTDMYTKKNVPSKSKAAASATREWTEQETLLLLEALEMYKDDWNKVSEHVGSRTQDECILHFLRLPIEDPYLEDSEASLGPLAYQPIPFSQSGNPVMSTVAFLASVVDPRVASAAAKSALEEFSKMKEEVPTALVEAHVRKVEEAAKVTGKADPAFGLESSGIAGTTSDEPERIEESGTDETRTEGQATEEKKEPKEPREGVGTVEEETKEKTSETPKKDEEKGKEADSEKESEKSDGDPTVDPEKEKEPKEGQEEVLKEVVESEGERKTKVERDIGEGNLSTAAAAALAAAAVKAKHLAAVEERKIKSLVALLVETQMKKLEIKLRHFEELETIMDREREALEYQRQQLLADRQAFHMEQLKYAEMRARQQHFQQMHQQQQQPPPVLPPGSQPILPAGATGPPTVHGLAMAQASVAPAPAGSGAPPGSLGPSEQIGQAGPTAVPQQQQPVGAPQPGAVPPGVPPPGPHGPSPFPNQQTPPSMMPGAVPGSGHPGVAGNAPLGLPFGMPPPPPPAPSIIPFGSLADSISINLPPPPNLHGHHHHLPFAPGTLPPPNLPVSMANPLHPNLPATTTMPSSLPLGPGLGSAAAQSPAIVAAVQGNLLPSASPLPGEKGPGGEKGEGKGST, encoded by the exons ATGGCGGTGCGGAAGAAGGACGGCGGCCCCAACGTGAAGTACTACGAGGCGGCGGACACCGTGACCCAGTTCGACAACGTGCGGCTGTGGCTCGGCAAGAACTACAAGAAG TATATACAAGCTGAACCACCCACCAACAAGTCCCTGTCTAGCCTGGTTGTACAGTTGCTACAATTTCAGGAAGAAGTTTTTGGCAAGCATGTCAGCAATGCACCACTCACTAAATTGCCG ATCAAATGTTTCCTAGATTTTAAAGCAGGAGGTTCTCTTTGCCATATACTTGCAGCTGCCTACAAATTCAAGAGTGACCAGGGATG GCGGCGTTACGATTTCCAAAATCCGTCCCGCATGGACCGCAATGTGGAAATGTTCATGACCATCGAAAAGTCTTTGGTGCAG AATAATTGCCTAGCTCGGCCTAACATTTTTCTGTGCCCAGATATTGAACCCAAACTCCTAGGGAAATTAAAGGACATTATCAAGAGACATCAG ggaACGGTCACGGAGGATAAGAACAACGCTTCCCATGTAGTGTATCCTGTCCCTGGGAACCTTGAAGAAG AGGAATGGGTCCGACCAGTAATGAAGAGGGATAAGCAGGTTCTTCTGCACTGGGGCTACTATCCTGACAG TTATGACACCTGGATCCCAGCCAGTGAAATTGAAGCTTCTGTGGAAGATGCTCCAACTCCTGAGAAACCTAGGAAG GTTCATGCCAAGTGGATCCTTGATACAGATACTTtcaatgaatggatgaatgaggAAGACTACGAAGTAAATGATGACAAAAGCCCTGTTTCCCGCCGCAAGAAGATTTCAGCAAAGACTCTGACAGATGAG GTGAACAGCCCAGACTCTGATCGACGGGACAAGAAAGGGGGGAACTATAAGAAGAGGAAACGCTCTCCTTCTCCTTCACCAACCCCGGAAGCGAAAAAGAAGAATGCTAAAAAAGG TCCCTCAACACCTTACACCAAGTCAAAGCGTGGCCACAGAGAAGAGGAACAGGAAGACTTAACTAAGGACATGGATGAACCCTCACCAGTCCCCAACGTAGAAGAGGTGACATTACCCAAAACAG TCAACACTAAGAAGGACTCAGAATCTGCCCCTGTCAAGGGAGGCACTATGACTGACCTGG ATGAACAGGAAGACGAAAGCATGGAGACCACGGGCAAG GATGAGGATGAAAACAGTACCGGGAACAAGGGGGAGCAGACCAAGAACCCGGACCTGCACGAGGACAATGTGACCGAACAGACTCACCACATCATCATCCCCAGCTACGCTGCCTGGTTTGACTATAACAG TGTTCATGCCATCGAGAGGAGAGCTCTCCCTGAGTTCTTCAACGGCAAGAACAAGTCCAAGACTCCAGAAAT CTATCTGGCCTACCGAAACTTCATGATTGACACTTATCGGCTGAACCCACAGGAGTATCTTACATCCACTGCCTGCCGCAGGAACCTGGCGGGTGATGTCTGTGCCATCATGAG GGTTCATGCCTTCCTAGAACAGTGGGGTCTTATTAACTATCAGGTGGATGCAGAGAGTCGACCGACCCCCATGGGGCCTCCACCCACCTCTCACTTCCACGTCTTGGCGGACACACCATCAGGGCTGGTGCCTCTGCAGCCCAAGACCCCGCAG GGCCGCCAGGTTGATGCTGATACCAAGGCTGGGCGAAAGGGCAAAGAGCTGGATGACCTGGTGCCAGAGACGGCTAAGGGCAAGCCAGAGCTG ACCTCTGCTTCTCAGCAAATGCTCAACTTCCCCGACAAAGGCAAAGAGAAACCGACAGACATGCAGAACTTCGGGCTGCGTACCGACATGTACACGAAGAAGAATGTCCCCTCCAAG AGCAAAGCTGCGGCCAGTGCCACCCGAGAGTGGACCGAGCAGGAGACGCTGCTCCTTCTGGAG GCCCTGGAAATGTACAAAGACGACTGGAACAAGGTGTCCGAGCACGTGGGCAGCCGCACGCAGGACGAGTGCATCTTGCATTTTCTACGCCTTCCAATTGAAGACCCATACCTAGAGGACTCAGAGGCCTCCTTGGGCCCCCTGGCCTACCAGCCCATCCCCTTCAGTCAGTCGGGCAACCCCGTCATGAGCACTGTTGCCTTCCTGGCATCCGTCGTTGATCCCCGAGTTGCTTCTGCTGCTGCAAAGTCAGCCCTCG AAGAGTTCTCCAAGATGAAGGAAGAGGTGCCCACGGCCCTAGTGGAAGCCCACGTGCGGAAAGTGGAAGAAGCAGCCAAAGTGACAGGCAAGGCCGACCCAGCTTTTGGTCTGGAAAGCAGTGGCATTGCAGGGACCACATCCGATGAGCCCGAGCGGATCG AGGAGAGTGGCACTGATGAGACTCGGACAGAAGGCCAGGCCACAGAGGAGAAGAAGGAGCCCAAG GAACCTCGAGAAGGAGTTGGGACTGTAGAGgaagagacgaaggagaaaactAGTGAGACTCCCAAGAAGGatgaggagaaagggaaagaagcagACAGTGAGAAAGAGTCGGAAAAGAGTGATGGGGACCCCACAG TGGACcctgagaaggagaaggagcCAAAGGAAGGGCAGGAGGAAGTGCTGAAGGAGGTGGTGGagtcagagggggagaggaaGACGAAAGTGGAACGGGACATCGGGGAAGGCAACCTCTCCACTGCTGCTGCCGCAGCCCTGGCCGCTGCCGCTGTAAAAGCCAAG CACTTGGCTGCTGTGGAGGAAAGGAAGATCAAATCCCTGGTGGCCTTGCTGGTGGAGACCCAGATGAAGAAGTTGGAGATTAAACTCCGGCACTTTGAGGAGCTGGAGACGATCATGGACCGAGAGCGAGAAGCA CTGGAGTATCAGAGGCAGCAGCTTCTGGCTGACAGACAAGCCTTCCACATGGAGCAGCTGAAGTATGCCGAGATGCGGGCCCGGCAGCAGCACTTCCAGCAAATGcaccagcagcagcaacagcccCCGCCCGTCCTGCCCCCCGGGTCGCAGCCCATCCTGCCTGCAGGGGCCACTGGGCCGCCCACGGTCCATGGCTTGGCTATGGCTCAGGCCTCTGTGGCCCCTGCACCTGCCGGCAGTGGGGCCCCTCCAGGGAGCTTAGGCCCCTCTGAACAGATCGGGCAGGCGGGGCCAACAGCCGTgccacagcagcagcagccagtTGGAGCCCCTCAACCCGGGGCAGTCCCACCAGGGGTACCCCCCCCTGGACCCCATG GCCCCTCACCGTTTCCCAACCAACAAACTCCTCCCTCAATGATGCCAGGGGCAGTGCCAGGCAGCGGGCACCCAGGCGTGGCGGGTAATGCTCCTTTGGGTTTGCCTTTTGGCatgccgcctcctcctcctcctgctccatcCATCATCCCATTTGGTAGCCTAGCCGACTCCATCAGTATTAACCTTCCCCCTCCTCCTAACCTGCATGGGCATCACCACCATCTCCCATTTGCCCCGGGCACTCTCCCCCCACCTAACCTGCCTGTGTCCATGGCGAACCCTCTACATCCTAACCTGCCGGCGACCACCACCATGCCATCTTCCTTGCCTCTCGGGCCGGGGCTCGGATCCGCCGCAGCCCAGAGCCCTGCCATTGTGGCAGCTGTTCAGGGCAACCTCCTGCCCAGTGCCAGCCCACTGCCAGGTGAGAAGGGTCCTGGAGGGGAGAAGGGCGAGGGCAAAGGGTCTACGTAG
- the SMARCC2 gene encoding SWI/SNF complex subunit SMARCC2 isoform X3 translates to MAVRKKDGGPNVKYYEAADTVTQFDNVRLWLGKNYKKYIQAEPPTNKSLSSLVVQLLQFQEEVFGKHVSNAPLTKLPIKCFLDFKAGGSLCHILAAAYKFKSDQGWRRYDFQNPSRMDRNVEMFMTIEKSLVQNNCLARPNIFLCPDIEPKLLGKLKDIIKRHQGTVTEDKNNASHVVYPVPGNLEEEEWVRPVMKRDKQVLLHWGYYPDSYDTWIPASEIEASVEDAPTPEKPRKVHAKWILDTDTFNEWMNEEDYEVNDDKSPVSRRKKISAKTLTDEVNSPDSDRRDKKGGNYKKRKRSPSPSPTPEAKKKNAKKGPSTPYTKSKRGHREEEQEDLTKDMDEPSPVPNVEEVTLPKTVNTKKDSESAPVKGGTMTDLDEQEDESMETTGKDEDENSTGNKGEQTKNPDLHEDNVTEQTHHIIIPSYAAWFDYNSVHAIERRALPEFFNGKNKSKTPEIYLAYRNFMIDTYRLNPQEYLTSTACRRNLAGDVCAIMRVHAFLEQWGLINYQVDAESRPTPMGPPPTSHFHVLADTPSGLVPLQPKTPQTSASQQMLNFPDKGKEKPTDMQNFGLRTDMYTKKNVPSKSKAAASATREWTEQETLLLLEALEMYKDDWNKVSEHVGSRTQDECILHFLRLPIEDPYLEDSEASLGPLAYQPIPFSQSGNPVMSTVAFLASVVDPRVASAAAKSALEEFSKMKEEVPTALVEAHVRKVEEAAKVTGKADPAFGLESSGIAGTTSDEPERIEESGTDETRTEGQATEEKKEPKEPREGVGTVEEETKEKTSETPKKDEEKGKEADSEKESEKSDGDPTVDPEKEKEPKEGQEEVLKEVVESEGERKTKVERDIGEGNLSTAAAAALAAAAVKAKHLAAVEERKIKSLVALLVETQMKKLEIKLRHFEELETIMDREREALEYQRQQLLADRQAFHMEQLKYAEMRARQQHFQQMHQQQQQPPPVLPPGSQPILPAGATGPPTVHGLAMAQASVAPAPAGSGAPPGSLGPSEQIGQAGPTAVPQQQQPVGAPQPGAVPPGVPPPGPHGPSPFPNQQTPPSMMPGAVPGSGHPGVAGNAPLGLPFGMPPPPPPAPSIIPFGSLADSISINLPPPPNLHGHHHHLPFAPGTLPPPNLPVSMANPLHPNLPATTTMPSSLPLGPGLGSAAAQSPAIVAAVQGNLLPSASPLPGEKGPGGEKGEGKGST, encoded by the exons ATGGCGGTGCGGAAGAAGGACGGCGGCCCCAACGTGAAGTACTACGAGGCGGCGGACACCGTGACCCAGTTCGACAACGTGCGGCTGTGGCTCGGCAAGAACTACAAGAAG TATATACAAGCTGAACCACCCACCAACAAGTCCCTGTCTAGCCTGGTTGTACAGTTGCTACAATTTCAGGAAGAAGTTTTTGGCAAGCATGTCAGCAATGCACCACTCACTAAATTGCCG ATCAAATGTTTCCTAGATTTTAAAGCAGGAGGTTCTCTTTGCCATATACTTGCAGCTGCCTACAAATTCAAGAGTGACCAGGGATG GCGGCGTTACGATTTCCAAAATCCGTCCCGCATGGACCGCAATGTGGAAATGTTCATGACCATCGAAAAGTCTTTGGTGCAG AATAATTGCCTAGCTCGGCCTAACATTTTTCTGTGCCCAGATATTGAACCCAAACTCCTAGGGAAATTAAAGGACATTATCAAGAGACATCAG ggaACGGTCACGGAGGATAAGAACAACGCTTCCCATGTAGTGTATCCTGTCCCTGGGAACCTTGAAGAAG AGGAATGGGTCCGACCAGTAATGAAGAGGGATAAGCAGGTTCTTCTGCACTGGGGCTACTATCCTGACAG TTATGACACCTGGATCCCAGCCAGTGAAATTGAAGCTTCTGTGGAAGATGCTCCAACTCCTGAGAAACCTAGGAAG GTTCATGCCAAGTGGATCCTTGATACAGATACTTtcaatgaatggatgaatgaggAAGACTACGAAGTAAATGATGACAAAAGCCCTGTTTCCCGCCGCAAGAAGATTTCAGCAAAGACTCTGACAGATGAG GTGAACAGCCCAGACTCTGATCGACGGGACAAGAAAGGGGGGAACTATAAGAAGAGGAAACGCTCTCCTTCTCCTTCACCAACCCCGGAAGCGAAAAAGAAGAATGCTAAAAAAGG TCCCTCAACACCTTACACCAAGTCAAAGCGTGGCCACAGAGAAGAGGAACAGGAAGACTTAACTAAGGACATGGATGAACCCTCACCAGTCCCCAACGTAGAAGAGGTGACATTACCCAAAACAG TCAACACTAAGAAGGACTCAGAATCTGCCCCTGTCAAGGGAGGCACTATGACTGACCTGG ATGAACAGGAAGACGAAAGCATGGAGACCACGGGCAAG GATGAGGATGAAAACAGTACCGGGAACAAGGGGGAGCAGACCAAGAACCCGGACCTGCACGAGGACAATGTGACCGAACAGACTCACCACATCATCATCCCCAGCTACGCTGCCTGGTTTGACTATAACAG TGTTCATGCCATCGAGAGGAGAGCTCTCCCTGAGTTCTTCAACGGCAAGAACAAGTCCAAGACTCCAGAAAT CTATCTGGCCTACCGAAACTTCATGATTGACACTTATCGGCTGAACCCACAGGAGTATCTTACATCCACTGCCTGCCGCAGGAACCTGGCGGGTGATGTCTGTGCCATCATGAG GGTTCATGCCTTCCTAGAACAGTGGGGTCTTATTAACTATCAGGTGGATGCAGAGAGTCGACCGACCCCCATGGGGCCTCCACCCACCTCTCACTTCCACGTCTTGGCGGACACACCATCAGGGCTGGTGCCTCTGCAGCCCAAGACCCCGCAG ACCTCTGCTTCTCAGCAAATGCTCAACTTCCCCGACAAAGGCAAAGAGAAACCGACAGACATGCAGAACTTCGGGCTGCGTACCGACATGTACACGAAGAAGAATGTCCCCTCCAAG AGCAAAGCTGCGGCCAGTGCCACCCGAGAGTGGACCGAGCAGGAGACGCTGCTCCTTCTGGAG GCCCTGGAAATGTACAAAGACGACTGGAACAAGGTGTCCGAGCACGTGGGCAGCCGCACGCAGGACGAGTGCATCTTGCATTTTCTACGCCTTCCAATTGAAGACCCATACCTAGAGGACTCAGAGGCCTCCTTGGGCCCCCTGGCCTACCAGCCCATCCCCTTCAGTCAGTCGGGCAACCCCGTCATGAGCACTGTTGCCTTCCTGGCATCCGTCGTTGATCCCCGAGTTGCTTCTGCTGCTGCAAAGTCAGCCCTCG AAGAGTTCTCCAAGATGAAGGAAGAGGTGCCCACGGCCCTAGTGGAAGCCCACGTGCGGAAAGTGGAAGAAGCAGCCAAAGTGACAGGCAAGGCCGACCCAGCTTTTGGTCTGGAAAGCAGTGGCATTGCAGGGACCACATCCGATGAGCCCGAGCGGATCG AGGAGAGTGGCACTGATGAGACTCGGACAGAAGGCCAGGCCACAGAGGAGAAGAAGGAGCCCAAG GAACCTCGAGAAGGAGTTGGGACTGTAGAGgaagagacgaaggagaaaactAGTGAGACTCCCAAGAAGGatgaggagaaagggaaagaagcagACAGTGAGAAAGAGTCGGAAAAGAGTGATGGGGACCCCACAG TGGACcctgagaaggagaaggagcCAAAGGAAGGGCAGGAGGAAGTGCTGAAGGAGGTGGTGGagtcagagggggagaggaaGACGAAAGTGGAACGGGACATCGGGGAAGGCAACCTCTCCACTGCTGCTGCCGCAGCCCTGGCCGCTGCCGCTGTAAAAGCCAAG CACTTGGCTGCTGTGGAGGAAAGGAAGATCAAATCCCTGGTGGCCTTGCTGGTGGAGACCCAGATGAAGAAGTTGGAGATTAAACTCCGGCACTTTGAGGAGCTGGAGACGATCATGGACCGAGAGCGAGAAGCA CTGGAGTATCAGAGGCAGCAGCTTCTGGCTGACAGACAAGCCTTCCACATGGAGCAGCTGAAGTATGCCGAGATGCGGGCCCGGCAGCAGCACTTCCAGCAAATGcaccagcagcagcaacagcccCCGCCCGTCCTGCCCCCCGGGTCGCAGCCCATCCTGCCTGCAGGGGCCACTGGGCCGCCCACGGTCCATGGCTTGGCTATGGCTCAGGCCTCTGTGGCCCCTGCACCTGCCGGCAGTGGGGCCCCTCCAGGGAGCTTAGGCCCCTCTGAACAGATCGGGCAGGCGGGGCCAACAGCCGTgccacagcagcagcagccagtTGGAGCCCCTCAACCCGGGGCAGTCCCACCAGGGGTACCCCCCCCTGGACCCCATG GCCCCTCACCGTTTCCCAACCAACAAACTCCTCCCTCAATGATGCCAGGGGCAGTGCCAGGCAGCGGGCACCCAGGCGTGGCGGGTAATGCTCCTTTGGGTTTGCCTTTTGGCatgccgcctcctcctcctcctgctccatcCATCATCCCATTTGGTAGCCTAGCCGACTCCATCAGTATTAACCTTCCCCCTCCTCCTAACCTGCATGGGCATCACCACCATCTCCCATTTGCCCCGGGCACTCTCCCCCCACCTAACCTGCCTGTGTCCATGGCGAACCCTCTACATCCTAACCTGCCGGCGACCACCACCATGCCATCTTCCTTGCCTCTCGGGCCGGGGCTCGGATCCGCCGCAGCCCAGAGCCCTGCCATTGTGGCAGCTGTTCAGGGCAACCTCCTGCCCAGTGCCAGCCCACTGCCAGGTGAGAAGGGTCCTGGAGGGGAGAAGGGCGAGGGCAAAGGGTCTACGTAG
- the SMARCC2 gene encoding SWI/SNF complex subunit SMARCC2 isoform X4, which produces MAVRKKDGGPNVKYYEAADTVTQFDNVRLWLGKNYKKYIQAEPPTNKSLSSLVVQLLQFQEEVFGKHVSNAPLTKLPIKCFLDFKAGGSLCHILAAAYKFKSDQGWRRYDFQNPSRMDRNVEMFMTIEKSLVQNNCLARPNIFLCPDIEPKLLGKLKDIIKRHQGTVTEDKNNASHVVYPVPGNLEEEEWVRPVMKRDKQVLLHWGYYPDSYDTWIPASEIEASVEDAPTPEKPRKVHAKWILDTDTFNEWMNEEDYEVNDDKSPVSRRKKISAKTLTDEVNSPDSDRRDKKGGNYKKRKRSPSPSPTPEAKKKNAKKGPSTPYTKSKRGHREEEQEDLTKDMDEPSPVPNVEEVTLPKTVNTKKDSESAPVKGGTMTDLDEQEDESMETTGKDEDENSTGNKGEQTKNPDLHEDNVTEQTHHIIIPSYAAWFDYNSVHAIERRALPEFFNGKNKSKTPEIYLAYRNFMIDTYRLNPQEYLTSTACRRNLAGDVCAIMRVHAFLEQWGLINYQVDAESRPTPMGPPPTSHFHVLADTPSGLVPLQPKTPQGRQVDADTKAGRKGKELDDLVPETAKGKPELQTSASQQMLNFPDKGKEKPTDMQNFGLRTDMYTKKNVPSKSKAAASATREWTEQETLLLLEALEMYKDDWNKVSEHVGSRTQDECILHFLRLPIEDPYLEDSEASLGPLAYQPIPFSQSGNPVMSTVAFLASVVDPRVASAAAKSALEEFSKMKEEVPTALVEAHVRKVEEAAKVTGKADPAFGLESSGIAGTTSDEPERIEESGTDETRTEGQATEEKKEPKEPREGVGTVEEETKEKTSETPKKDEEKGKEADSEKESEKSDGDPTVDPEKEKEPKEGQEEVLKEVVESEGERKTKVERDIGEGNLSTAAAAALAAAAVKAKHLAAVEERKIKSLVALLVETQMKKLEIKLRHFEELETIMDREREALEYQRQQLLADRQAFHMEQLKYAEMRARQQHFQQMHQQQQQPPPVLPPGSQPILPAGATGPPTVHGLAMAQASVAPAPAGSGAPPGSLGPSEQIGQAGPTAVPQQQQPVGAPQPGAVPPGVPPPGPHGPSPFPNQQTPPSMMPGAVPGSGHPGVADPGTPLPPDPTAPSPGTVTPVPPPQ; this is translated from the exons ATGGCGGTGCGGAAGAAGGACGGCGGCCCCAACGTGAAGTACTACGAGGCGGCGGACACCGTGACCCAGTTCGACAACGTGCGGCTGTGGCTCGGCAAGAACTACAAGAAG TATATACAAGCTGAACCACCCACCAACAAGTCCCTGTCTAGCCTGGTTGTACAGTTGCTACAATTTCAGGAAGAAGTTTTTGGCAAGCATGTCAGCAATGCACCACTCACTAAATTGCCG ATCAAATGTTTCCTAGATTTTAAAGCAGGAGGTTCTCTTTGCCATATACTTGCAGCTGCCTACAAATTCAAGAGTGACCAGGGATG GCGGCGTTACGATTTCCAAAATCCGTCCCGCATGGACCGCAATGTGGAAATGTTCATGACCATCGAAAAGTCTTTGGTGCAG AATAATTGCCTAGCTCGGCCTAACATTTTTCTGTGCCCAGATATTGAACCCAAACTCCTAGGGAAATTAAAGGACATTATCAAGAGACATCAG ggaACGGTCACGGAGGATAAGAACAACGCTTCCCATGTAGTGTATCCTGTCCCTGGGAACCTTGAAGAAG AGGAATGGGTCCGACCAGTAATGAAGAGGGATAAGCAGGTTCTTCTGCACTGGGGCTACTATCCTGACAG TTATGACACCTGGATCCCAGCCAGTGAAATTGAAGCTTCTGTGGAAGATGCTCCAACTCCTGAGAAACCTAGGAAG GTTCATGCCAAGTGGATCCTTGATACAGATACTTtcaatgaatggatgaatgaggAAGACTACGAAGTAAATGATGACAAAAGCCCTGTTTCCCGCCGCAAGAAGATTTCAGCAAAGACTCTGACAGATGAG GTGAACAGCCCAGACTCTGATCGACGGGACAAGAAAGGGGGGAACTATAAGAAGAGGAAACGCTCTCCTTCTCCTTCACCAACCCCGGAAGCGAAAAAGAAGAATGCTAAAAAAGG TCCCTCAACACCTTACACCAAGTCAAAGCGTGGCCACAGAGAAGAGGAACAGGAAGACTTAACTAAGGACATGGATGAACCCTCACCAGTCCCCAACGTAGAAGAGGTGACATTACCCAAAACAG TCAACACTAAGAAGGACTCAGAATCTGCCCCTGTCAAGGGAGGCACTATGACTGACCTGG ATGAACAGGAAGACGAAAGCATGGAGACCACGGGCAAG GATGAGGATGAAAACAGTACCGGGAACAAGGGGGAGCAGACCAAGAACCCGGACCTGCACGAGGACAATGTGACCGAACAGACTCACCACATCATCATCCCCAGCTACGCTGCCTGGTTTGACTATAACAG TGTTCATGCCATCGAGAGGAGAGCTCTCCCTGAGTTCTTCAACGGCAAGAACAAGTCCAAGACTCCAGAAAT CTATCTGGCCTACCGAAACTTCATGATTGACACTTATCGGCTGAACCCACAGGAGTATCTTACATCCACTGCCTGCCGCAGGAACCTGGCGGGTGATGTCTGTGCCATCATGAG GGTTCATGCCTTCCTAGAACAGTGGGGTCTTATTAACTATCAGGTGGATGCAGAGAGTCGACCGACCCCCATGGGGCCTCCACCCACCTCTCACTTCCACGTCTTGGCGGACACACCATCAGGGCTGGTGCCTCTGCAGCCCAAGACCCCGCAG GGCCGCCAGGTTGATGCTGATACCAAGGCTGGGCGAAAGGGCAAAGAGCTGGATGACCTGGTGCCAGAGACGGCTAAGGGCAAGCCAGAGCTG CAGACCTCTGCTTCTCAGCAAATGCTCAACTTCCCCGACAAAGGCAAAGAGAAACCGACAGACATGCAGAACTTCGGGCTGCGTACCGACATGTACACGAAGAAGAATGTCCCCTCCAAG AGCAAAGCTGCGGCCAGTGCCACCCGAGAGTGGACCGAGCAGGAGACGCTGCTCCTTCTGGAG GCCCTGGAAATGTACAAAGACGACTGGAACAAGGTGTCCGAGCACGTGGGCAGCCGCACGCAGGACGAGTGCATCTTGCATTTTCTACGCCTTCCAATTGAAGACCCATACCTAGAGGACTCAGAGGCCTCCTTGGGCCCCCTGGCCTACCAGCCCATCCCCTTCAGTCAGTCGGGCAACCCCGTCATGAGCACTGTTGCCTTCCTGGCATCCGTCGTTGATCCCCGAGTTGCTTCTGCTGCTGCAAAGTCAGCCCTCG AAGAGTTCTCCAAGATGAAGGAAGAGGTGCCCACGGCCCTAGTGGAAGCCCACGTGCGGAAAGTGGAAGAAGCAGCCAAAGTGACAGGCAAGGCCGACCCAGCTTTTGGTCTGGAAAGCAGTGGCATTGCAGGGACCACATCCGATGAGCCCGAGCGGATCG AGGAGAGTGGCACTGATGAGACTCGGACAGAAGGCCAGGCCACAGAGGAGAAGAAGGAGCCCAAG GAACCTCGAGAAGGAGTTGGGACTGTAGAGgaagagacgaaggagaaaactAGTGAGACTCCCAAGAAGGatgaggagaaagggaaagaagcagACAGTGAGAAAGAGTCGGAAAAGAGTGATGGGGACCCCACAG TGGACcctgagaaggagaaggagcCAAAGGAAGGGCAGGAGGAAGTGCTGAAGGAGGTGGTGGagtcagagggggagaggaaGACGAAAGTGGAACGGGACATCGGGGAAGGCAACCTCTCCACTGCTGCTGCCGCAGCCCTGGCCGCTGCCGCTGTAAAAGCCAAG CACTTGGCTGCTGTGGAGGAAAGGAAGATCAAATCCCTGGTGGCCTTGCTGGTGGAGACCCAGATGAAGAAGTTGGAGATTAAACTCCGGCACTTTGAGGAGCTGGAGACGATCATGGACCGAGAGCGAGAAGCA CTGGAGTATCAGAGGCAGCAGCTTCTGGCTGACAGACAAGCCTTCCACATGGAGCAGCTGAAGTATGCCGAGATGCGGGCCCGGCAGCAGCACTTCCAGCAAATGcaccagcagcagcaacagcccCCGCCCGTCCTGCCCCCCGGGTCGCAGCCCATCCTGCCTGCAGGGGCCACTGGGCCGCCCACGGTCCATGGCTTGGCTATGGCTCAGGCCTCTGTGGCCCCTGCACCTGCCGGCAGTGGGGCCCCTCCAGGGAGCTTAGGCCCCTCTGAACAGATCGGGCAGGCGGGGCCAACAGCCGTgccacagcagcagcagccagtTGGAGCCCCTCAACCCGGGGCAGTCCCACCAGGGGTACCCCCCCCTGGACCCCATG GCCCCTCACCGTTTCCCAACCAACAAACTCCTCCCTCAATGATGCCAGGGGCAGTGCCAGGCAGCGGGCACCCAGGCGTGGCGG ACCCAGGCACACCCCTGCCTCCGGACCCTACGGCCCCCAGCCCCGGCACAGTCACCCCTGTGCCCCCTCCACAGTGA